In one window of Candidatus Methylomirabilis lanthanidiphila DNA:
- a CDS encoding small mechanosensitive ion channel protein MscS, with protein MIERTIIFELAIATAAALGATAAVLALRRAGLRALRTLADRTEGKVDDLALEAFRVPSLLWGLALGLYIGVAMVGSLPPRIVELINDGVAVLLVVSVTLAVGRFLAAATRTYADRLGVEVGVTGLTTGLVKGVVYVCGALILLNTLGISITPILTALGVGGIAVALALQGSLANLFAGIHLLVEKPLRVGDYVKLESGQEGYVTDIGWRTTRIRMLHNNMVIVPNAKLADTILTNYHLPEKRMSVLIPINVSYACDPGKIEAILVEEASSAIGHVPGLLAEPAPFVRFIPGFGESSLDFTLIVQVNEFVDQYLVQHELRKRIFTRFQKEGIEIPFPQRVVHVHPAAEGGSSAR; from the coding sequence GTGATTGAGCGGACAATCATCTTTGAACTGGCGATCGCAACGGCGGCCGCGCTCGGGGCGACCGCCGCCGTGCTGGCGCTGAGACGGGCCGGACTTCGGGCCCTCAGGACACTGGCTGATAGAACAGAAGGCAAGGTCGATGACCTGGCGCTGGAGGCGTTCCGGGTGCCCAGTCTTCTGTGGGGCCTCGCGCTTGGGCTGTACATCGGCGTAGCCATGGTCGGCTCCTTGCCGCCCAGAATCGTAGAGCTGATCAACGACGGCGTGGCCGTGCTGCTGGTCGTCTCGGTAACGCTGGCCGTCGGTCGGTTCCTGGCGGCGGCCACGCGCACGTATGCCGATCGCCTGGGTGTCGAGGTGGGGGTAACAGGCCTCACTACCGGACTCGTGAAAGGGGTCGTCTACGTCTGTGGCGCACTGATCCTGTTGAATACGCTGGGGATCTCGATCACGCCGATTCTGACCGCATTAGGCGTCGGCGGGATCGCCGTAGCGTTGGCGCTCCAGGGTTCTCTGGCCAACCTGTTTGCCGGGATTCACCTTCTGGTGGAAAAGCCGCTTCGGGTCGGAGATTACGTAAAACTGGAATCCGGCCAGGAGGGGTACGTGACCGACATCGGCTGGCGGACCACACGGATCCGCATGTTGCACAACAACATGGTCATCGTCCCCAACGCCAAGCTGGCCGATACCATCCTGACCAACTACCATCTTCCTGAGAAGCGGATGTCGGTCCTGATTCCAATCAATGTCAGTTATGCGTGTGATCCCGGTAAGATCGAAGCGATCCTGGTGGAAGAGGCCAGTTCTGCCATAGGGCATGTTCCCGGACTGCTGGCTGAACCGGCCCCTTTCGTCCGGTTCATTCCAGGGTTCGGCGAGTCGTCTCTCGACTTCACGCTCATCGTGCAGGTCAACGAGTTCGTCGACCAGTATCTGGTGCAGCATGAGCTGCGAAAACGGATCTTCACCCGCTTTCAGAAGGAGGGGATCGAGATCCCCTTCCCGCAGCGGGTGGTCCACGTCCACCCGGCGGCCGAGGGGGGGTCGTCTGCCCGTTGA